A part of Ignavibacteriales bacterium genomic DNA contains:
- a CDS encoding PEGA domain-containing protein, with the protein MKKYSIKKILSVFVIIQCFLINSCDKVVSVTTDDELLPTGKLFVDSSPSGSLIYLNGKFTGYLTPDTIKFLQEGTYQLLIKQQYFNDVTSTVVVNSDSLTMTFIDYKKISGVFGKLNIDSNPRGAEIILNDSSTNKFTPDIIEGILPGKYELRLRISGFWDSKSEVEIFSGTTKYPFLNLTDSLIWVNYSTANSGLISDYITHVAIENGIIKWAATNGNGLVRFDDQEWKTYSEENSPLPSNFVKYITIDTDNKKWIATTYGLAVYDDFNWTIYNTSNSGLPVNEINCIAIAPDGKKWIGTAGGGLLSFDGSTWNVYNTTNSNVGSNFIETVVIDEEGNIWTGTYDKGIAKFNGDSWVRFNSFKTGFSNNAMNIAIDHSGIIWAAIGFVNDIPGGSAFYDGANWTTNQFLPSDEVFYVTVDDQNNKWFANSYLGISKFDGNTWINYNTTNSRIPNDRIFSIAIDGAGNKWMATYGGGLSKYKGN; encoded by the coding sequence ATGAAAAAATATTCGATAAAAAAAATATTATCTGTCTTTGTAATTATTCAGTGTTTTCTGATAAATTCTTGTGATAAGGTAGTATCGGTTACAACTGATGATGAGCTTTTACCAACAGGTAAATTATTTGTTGATTCCAGTCCGTCTGGTTCATTAATATATCTGAATGGAAAATTTACAGGCTATTTAACTCCGGATACTATTAAATTTTTACAGGAAGGGACATATCAACTTTTAATCAAGCAGCAATACTTTAATGATGTAACGTCAACAGTTGTAGTAAATAGTGATTCATTAACAATGACTTTTATTGACTATAAAAAAATCAGCGGTGTTTTTGGTAAACTAAATATTGATTCAAATCCCCGCGGAGCCGAAATTATTCTTAACGATTCGTCCACAAATAAATTTACTCCTGATATAATTGAGGGGATACTTCCCGGGAAGTATGAACTTAGACTACGCATAAGCGGTTTTTGGGATTCGAAATCGGAAGTGGAAATATTCAGTGGTACAACAAAGTACCCTTTTTTAAATTTAACTGATAGTCTAATTTGGGTAAATTATTCTACTGCAAACTCTGGACTTATTTCTGATTACATTACTCACGTTGCAATTGAGAATGGAATTATCAAGTGGGCTGCTACAAACGGAAACGGTTTAGTGAGGTTTGATGATCAAGAATGGAAAACTTATTCGGAAGAAAACTCCCCCCTACCTTCAAATTTTGTAAAGTACATCACCATTGACACTGATAATAAAAAATGGATAGCGACAACTTATGGCTTAGCTGTTTACGATGATTTTAATTGGACAATTTATAATACGTCCAATTCAGGTTTACCTGTTAATGAGATAAACTGTATTGCAATTGCACCTGACGGCAAAAAATGGATCGGAACAGCAGGCGGCGGTCTCCTAAGTTTCGATGGAAGCACCTGGAATGTTTATAATACAACCAATTCTAATGTCGGATCTAATTTCATAGAGACAGTTGTTATTGATGAAGAGGGGAATATTTGGACAGGGACTTACGATAAAGGTATCGCGAAATTCAACGGTGATTCATGGGTGAGATTTAATAGTTTTAAAACAGGATTTTCAAACAATGCAATGAATATTGCGATAGATCATTCAGGAATTATTTGGGCTGCAATCGGCTTTGTCAATGACATACCGGGCGGCTCGGCTTTTTATGATGGCGCGAATTGGACAACTAACCAATTCTTACCTTCGGATGAAGTTTTTTACGTTACGGTCGATGACCAAAATAACAAATGGTTCGCAAATTCGTACCTTGGAATTTCTAAATTTGATGGAAATACGTGGATAAACTATAACACAACAAATTCCAGAATACCAAATGATAGGATTTTTTCCATTGCAATTGATGGTGCAGGCAATAAATGGATGGCAACCTATGGTGGTGGTTTAAGCAAATATAAAGGTAACTAA
- a CDS encoding cobalamin B12-binding domain-containing protein, giving the protein MSNKIRVIVAKAGLDGHDRGAKVIAAALRDAGMEVIYTGLRQTPERIVDAAIQEDADVIGISILSGAHMTIFPRILELMKEKGIDDILLTGGGIIPEDDMKELRKMGVGELFTPGASTQNIAEYIKKWCAEHPRKMIV; this is encoded by the coding sequence ATGAGCAATAAAATTCGAGTTATAGTTGCAAAAGCAGGATTAGATGGGCACGATCGAGGAGCGAAAGTTATTGCTGCCGCACTGCGAGATGCAGGCATGGAGGTTATTTATACAGGCTTGAGACAAACACCGGAGAGAATTGTAGATGCTGCGATCCAAGAAGACGCTGATGTAATTGGAATCAGTATTTTATCAGGAGCGCACATGACAATTTTCCCGCGCATTTTAGAACTAATGAAAGAAAAAGGAATTGATGATATTTTATTAACAGGGGGTGGTATAATTCCGGAAGATGATATGAAAGAACTAAGAAAAATGGGAGTGGGAGAATTATTTACTCCAGGCGCATCCACACAAAATATTGCAGAATATATAAAAAAATGGTGTGCAGAACATCCCCGGAAGATGATAGTTTAG
- a CDS encoding pyridoxal-phosphate dependent enzyme, whose protein sequence is MKKIFLANLLTPLQQIDFNGKKFLIKRDDLTVVELSGNKVRKLEYILYYAKKEKSDYVFTCGGDQSNHARAAVIAASKLGMKTKLFLWGTDKANPDGNLFLCKFFGAEIRYLSYPEYQHVNQIMFDEKIIFEKRKLKVHVIPEGGSTVVGINGYFEFVNELNSQINLKKINGILTAAGTGGTAAGILAGMTAAKINAKVFAINVLYPKEIIKEKILLLAEAFCRENKISLNINSDNLIILDGYSSEGYKNISNEKLKLIKKFAQQSGILLDPSYTGKAFYAFHENFLNNSKNHKVIFLHSGGIFGVFNKRREYLSS, encoded by the coding sequence ATGAAAAAAATATTTTTAGCAAATCTACTTACGCCTTTGCAGCAGATTGACTTTAATGGTAAGAAGTTTCTCATTAAGAGGGACGATCTTACCGTAGTTGAATTATCAGGCAACAAAGTTCGAAAGCTTGAGTACATCCTTTATTATGCGAAAAAAGAAAAATCTGACTATGTGTTTACTTGCGGCGGTGATCAATCCAATCATGCCCGTGCTGCTGTCATTGCTGCATCAAAGCTCGGTATGAAAACAAAATTATTTTTATGGGGAACCGACAAGGCTAATCCAGATGGTAATTTATTTCTGTGTAAGTTTTTTGGTGCTGAAATTCGTTACCTAAGTTATCCTGAATATCAGCATGTCAATCAGATTATGTTTGACGAAAAAATAATATTTGAAAAAAGAAAATTGAAGGTTCATGTTATTCCGGAAGGGGGTTCAACTGTAGTTGGAATTAATGGTTATTTTGAATTTGTTAATGAATTGAATTCACAAATAAATTTGAAAAAGATAAATGGAATTTTAACGGCAGCAGGAACAGGTGGAACAGCCGCAGGAATTCTTGCCGGAATGACAGCCGCTAAAATAAACGCCAAAGTTTTTGCTATAAATGTTCTTTATCCTAAAGAAATTATCAAAGAAAAAATTCTGTTGTTGGCAGAAGCATTTTGCAGAGAGAATAAAATCAGTTTAAATATTAATTCCGACAATCTTATTATTCTCGATGGTTATTCAAGTGAGGGATATAAGAATATCTCCAATGAAAAACTAAAATTGATTAAGAAATTTGCGCAACAATCCGGCATCCTCTTAGACCCGTCATATACGGGAAAAGCATTTTATGCATTCCATGAAAATTTCCTAAACAATAGTAAAAATCACAAAGTAATTTTTCTCCATAGCGGCGGAATATTTGGTGTATTTAATAAAAGACGGGAATATTTATCAAGCTAA
- the kdsB gene encoding 3-deoxy-manno-octulosonate cytidylyltransferase, which produces MVVGIIPARFASTRLMGKPLADIGGKPMIQHTYESALKSKLLNKVIVAVDDLKVAEVIRSFGGEAMITPKEISTGSDRIAYVAKTLPKAKIIVNIQGDEPFIEGEMIDQAIEPMIFDRNVYVTTLAKRIKSVEELKSSAVVKVVFDYNNYAMYFSRSAIPFVRDAKTNYERLQLGEIYKHIGLYVYKRDALLKFTTLESTDLERAEKLEQLRMLENGMKIKIVVTEHESFSVDTPDDLKRIRAFYKFKLKSSE; this is translated from the coding sequence ATGGTTGTTGGAATAATTCCTGCTCGTTTTGCAAGTACAAGACTAATGGGAAAGCCTTTAGCTGATATTGGTGGAAAACCCATGATTCAACATACTTATGAAAGCGCATTAAAATCTAAATTACTGAATAAAGTTATCGTAGCTGTTGATGATTTGAAGGTAGCAGAGGTTATCAGAAGTTTCGGGGGGGAAGCTATGATTACTCCTAAGGAAATTTCTACTGGCTCAGATAGAATTGCTTACGTTGCTAAAACTTTACCAAAAGCGAAAATCATTGTAAATATTCAAGGTGATGAACCATTTATCGAAGGGGAGATGATTGATCAAGCAATTGAGCCGATGATATTTGATCGCAATGTTTATGTAACAACGCTTGCTAAGAGAATTAAATCTGTCGAAGAATTAAAATCCTCTGCGGTGGTTAAAGTTGTTTTTGATTACAATAATTATGCGATGTATTTCTCTCGTTCTGCTATTCCATTTGTGAGAGATGCAAAGACGAACTATGAGAGATTGCAGCTTGGCGAAATATATAAACACATAGGCTTATATGTTTACAAGCGCGATGCACTTTTGAAATTTACGACTCTGGAAAGCACTGACCTCGAAAGAGCTGAAAAGCTTGAGCAGTTGCGTATGCTCGAGAATGGTATGAAAATAAAAATTGTGGTAACAGAGCACGAATCCTTTTCAGTTGATACACCCGATGATTTAAAAAGGATCAGAGCTTTTTATAAATTTAAGCTTAAATCAAGCGAATAA
- a CDS encoding 1-acyl-sn-glycerol-3-phosphate acyltransferase, translating into MITYFKLFLIVIHTTICSILALIFAFIERRFIVYFWISKLFSGGILLITGIRLKVEGLENIDPNATYVFVSNHASQFDITALQYGVPNRLAMIYKKELSKIPLFGWQLAAGPYVSIDRKNAESALKSIQKAKEVMKEKNVSILVFAEGTRSPDGQVQEFKRGAFRLASSVGYPIVPITIIGSSRIMPKGKLKFNKGEIIMRIDKPIPTQELKSRQDEIEMMKTIRDIIIKNFN; encoded by the coding sequence ATGATTACATATTTCAAATTATTTCTAATTGTAATTCATACAACAATCTGCTCAATACTTGCGCTGATCTTTGCATTCATTGAACGACGCTTTATAGTTTACTTTTGGATTTCTAAATTATTCTCCGGTGGAATTTTGTTGATTACCGGGATCAGACTTAAGGTGGAGGGTCTTGAAAATATCGATCCAAATGCCACTTATGTTTTTGTTTCGAACCATGCGAGCCAGTTCGATATCACAGCGCTGCAATATGGAGTTCCAAATCGTTTGGCAATGATTTATAAAAAAGAACTTTCTAAAATTCCATTATTCGGCTGGCAGCTTGCCGCAGGACCTTATGTCAGTATTGATAGAAAAAATGCTGAAAGTGCTTTGAAAAGTATTCAAAAAGCAAAAGAGGTAATGAAAGAAAAAAATGTTTCTATTTTAGTTTTTGCCGAAGGTACCCGCAGTCCGGATGGACAGGTTCAGGAATTTAAACGCGGAGCATTCAGACTTGCTTCAAGCGTGGGGTATCCGATAGTTCCTATTACAATTATTGGCTCGAGTAGAATTATGCCGAAAGGAAAATTAAAATTCAATAAAGGTGAAATAATAATGCGAATTGATAAGCCAATCCCTACTCAAGAACTGAAATCCCGTCAGGATGAAATTGAGATGATGAAAACCATAAGGGATATAATAATTAAAAACTTCAATTGA
- a CDS encoding M48 family metallopeptidase — protein sequence MDNKKYNKSKLIVGIFETLLGFILIFLFVKIGLNTWLEELIRSYSLNDYLVFLSFIFFMGVGSAVLLSPLSFYSGFYLEHKYNLSNQSFVKWVWESFKAVAVSSVIAAPIMVVFYYSILHYGTNWWLPFAVVLFLFSVILARVVPVFILPLFYKLIPIENESLKNRITHLANEAGIKVENIFKFDMSKNTKKANAAFTGIGKSKRILLGDTLLDNFSEDEIETVIAHELGHYKKKHIIKNIIYDTAASFITLYFVSILYSNSLAWFNLKSIEQIAALPLLALWLMIIGLVQTPLGNILSRKYEYEADKYAIQATQKASVFITTFEKLNKQNLGDPEPHPFVEWYFYSHPSIAKRTKTILKEEKTLNNFQSFNRNSKTPFSNL from the coding sequence ATGGATAATAAAAAATATAATAAGTCAAAATTAATTGTCGGAATATTCGAAACATTGCTTGGTTTTATTCTGATTTTTTTATTTGTAAAAATTGGATTGAATACCTGGCTCGAAGAGCTTATCCGAAGTTATTCCTTGAACGATTACTTAGTCTTTCTATCATTTATTTTTTTTATGGGAGTTGGTTCGGCTGTTCTGTTAAGTCCGCTAAGTTTTTACTCAGGGTTTTATCTTGAACACAAATACAATCTTTCAAATCAGTCTTTCGTAAAATGGGTGTGGGAAAGTTTTAAAGCAGTTGCAGTATCCTCTGTAATTGCAGCTCCAATCATGGTAGTTTTTTACTACAGCATTCTTCATTATGGAACTAATTGGTGGCTTCCTTTTGCGGTAGTGTTATTTCTATTCTCAGTAATTCTTGCTCGTGTTGTACCGGTGTTTATCCTGCCGCTATTTTACAAATTAATTCCAATTGAAAACGAATCATTAAAAAATAGGATAACACATTTAGCAAACGAAGCAGGGATAAAAGTTGAAAATATTTTCAAGTTTGACATGAGTAAAAACACGAAGAAAGCTAATGCCGCATTTACCGGAATTGGCAAATCAAAACGAATTTTACTTGGCGATACTTTGCTGGATAATTTTTCTGAAGATGAAATTGAAACGGTTATAGCTCACGAACTCGGTCACTACAAGAAGAAACACATCATAAAAAATATTATATACGATACGGCTGCGAGTTTTATAACACTTTATTTTGTATCAATTCTTTATTCAAATTCTCTTGCATGGTTCAATCTAAAAAGTATTGAACAAATAGCTGCATTGCCGTTGTTAGCGCTTTGGCTAATGATCATCGGATTAGTTCAAACACCATTGGGAAACATTCTTTCCAGAAAGTATGAATACGAAGCTGACAAGTATGCAATTCAAGCGACGCAAAAAGCTTCTGTATTCATAACTACATTTGAAAAGTTAAATAAGCAAAATTTAGGCGATCCTGAGCCTCATCCCTTTGTTGAATGGTATTTTTATAGCCATCCATCAATTGCAAAGAGAACAAAAACAATTTTAAAAGAAGAAAAAACACTAAATAACTTTCAATCTTTTAATCGAAACTCTAAAACTCCATTTTCAAATTTATGA
- a CDS encoding YHS domain-containing protein translates to MQKTQTQKTEQTQTVDSNKPFNTVCPVSGEEVDPEITYQYDGKTYALCCKSCLKKFKNNPEKYIGKLSDDGKSIKKKSE, encoded by the coding sequence ATACAAAAGACGCAAACACAAAAAACCGAACAAACACAAACTGTTGACTCAAATAAACCATTTAACACAGTATGTCCTGTCAGCGGTGAAGAAGTTGATCCGGAAATTACATATCAGTACGATGGAAAAACTTATGCTCTTTGCTGCAAAAGCTGTTTAAAGAAATTTAAAAATAATCCTGAGAAGTACATCGGTAAATTAAGTGATGATGGAAAATCAATTAAAAAGAAATCTGAATAA
- a CDS encoding tetratricopeptide repeat protein: MKFPSIQFAYIFYLLILFQLPSISNAAQDVENIFSSANHNYKMGNFEFAASEYEKLIYQGYKGTSLFYNLGNSYFRLGKLGKAILNYEKALKLSPGVEDVLHNLAFVNLKTVDKIETLPKFFLFQWWENLIGLFTVNGWSFVILGIFLLILTCIVVYFFTKKIEFQKASFLTGLFLSLIFLFTASILTINLNREMNWKFGIVMTTKVIAKTSPDNQSKDNFLIHEGLKVKIEDELEDWYKIKLPDGKIGWVIKGELEII, from the coding sequence ATGAAATTTCCTTCGATTCAATTTGCTTATATTTTTTACTTACTAATTTTATTTCAATTGCCGTCAATTTCTAATGCAGCACAAGATGTGGAGAATATTTTTAGCTCGGCAAATCATAATTATAAGATGGGAAATTTTGAATTTGCTGCTTCTGAATATGAAAAATTAATTTATCAAGGTTATAAAGGCACTTCACTTTTTTATAATCTTGGTAATTCTTATTTCCGTCTTGGAAAACTTGGCAAGGCAATCTTGAATTATGAAAAAGCACTCAAGTTGTCACCCGGCGTTGAAGATGTGTTACATAATCTTGCCTTTGTAAACTTGAAAACTGTTGACAAAATTGAAACTTTGCCAAAGTTTTTTCTCTTTCAATGGTGGGAAAATTTAATCGGTTTATTTACTGTTAACGGATGGAGTTTTGTTATACTCGGGATATTTTTATTGATACTTACCTGTATTGTGGTTTATTTTTTCACCAAAAAAATTGAATTCCAAAAGGCTTCTTTCCTTACCGGTTTGTTTCTCAGTTTAATATTCCTTTTTACTGCTTCAATTCTAACAATAAATCTTAATCGGGAAATGAATTGGAAATTTGGGATAGTAATGACTACTAAAGTAATAGCTAAAACTTCGCCTGATAATCAAAGTAAGGATAACTTTTTGATTCATGAAGGGCTAAAAGTTAAAATTGAAGACGAACTTGAAGATTGGTATAAAATCAAATTGCCCGATGGAAAAATAGGCTGGGTGATTAAAGGGGAACTCGAAATTATTTAG
- a CDS encoding protein BatD: MTSKILLIILLFGSLNYAQKFYASVDKNKVGLNEQFEISFTFEGKDINSLNNFTPPAFTNFLALSGPNQSTSMQIINGNVSASRTYSYYLQPRSIGKYSIGSASIQFDGGTFKTQPLTIEVVKGNTQPQQQSNDNTISNADIADNLFIRTIVDKQKVYLGEQVTVVYKLYTRLNIASQMSINKLPNYEGFWSEEIETANNIDFTTEVINGKQYRVGVLKRAALFPSQTGELSITPFELNVPVQIQKKKRSNNIFDDFFNDPFGRSETYEYNAKSNTVKISVLPLPEAKKPKSFAGAVGRFEITSSIEQKKYKTNEPITLKLTISGSGNIKLLNIPELTLPTGLDKYEPKTDEQISAGAVVTGVKTIEYVIVPRIAGIKEIPPIEFSYFDPSKKSYVTLTTQSYTIDIAQGEANISEYTNKQGVETLDQDIRYLKIESDDISNNSGIVLFQFGYWVSFIVPLVTVVLLVNWKRRQDKLSGNVQLMKYQRAQKVAKNRLKAAKKLLEENKVEIFFTEISFALFGYLEDKLHISKAEFTLEHACEILKGKKIPDQIIDELRDSVQKCEFVRFAPNTDGETAMKEMYESISHVIIEIERSIK; encoded by the coding sequence ATGACTTCAAAAATATTACTCATAATTTTATTGTTCGGCTCGCTTAATTATGCTCAAAAATTCTATGCTTCAGTTGATAAAAACAAGGTTGGACTAAATGAGCAATTCGAAATATCTTTTACTTTTGAAGGAAAAGATATTAACAGTCTAAATAATTTCACCCCACCTGCATTTACAAATTTCCTTGCTCTTTCCGGACCGAATCAATCAACAAGCATGCAGATAATTAATGGAAATGTTTCTGCATCACGAACATATTCTTATTACTTACAGCCAAGAAGCATTGGTAAATATTCTATTGGAAGCGCTTCAATTCAATTTGATGGTGGAACTTTTAAAACGCAACCTCTGACAATCGAAGTAGTAAAAGGCAATACGCAGCCTCAGCAGCAGTCAAATGATAATACCATATCGAATGCAGATATTGCGGACAACTTATTTATTCGCACTATCGTTGATAAACAAAAGGTTTATCTCGGCGAGCAAGTTACAGTTGTCTATAAGCTTTATACCCGATTAAATATTGCCTCGCAAATGTCTATTAATAAACTTCCGAATTATGAAGGGTTTTGGTCGGAAGAAATTGAGACTGCAAACAATATTGATTTTACTACAGAAGTTATTAATGGTAAACAATACAGAGTGGGTGTACTAAAAAGAGCTGCACTTTTTCCTTCGCAAACCGGTGAGCTTTCAATTACTCCATTTGAATTAAATGTTCCTGTTCAAATTCAAAAGAAAAAACGAAGCAATAATATTTTTGATGATTTTTTTAATGATCCTTTCGGAAGGAGTGAGACTTATGAATACAATGCGAAATCAAATACTGTAAAAATATCAGTGCTTCCACTTCCGGAAGCAAAGAAGCCTAAGTCTTTTGCAGGTGCTGTTGGCAGGTTTGAAATCACTTCTTCTATCGAACAGAAAAAATATAAAACCAATGAACCAATCACACTTAAACTTACAATTTCTGGTTCCGGAAATATAAAACTTTTAAATATACCTGAATTAACACTCCCGACAGGGTTGGATAAATATGAACCTAAAACTGATGAACAAATAAGTGCAGGCGCTGTTGTAACCGGAGTAAAAACTATTGAGTACGTTATTGTTCCGAGAATTGCAGGCATAAAGGAAATTCCACCAATAGAATTTTCTTATTTCGATCCCTCAAAAAAATCTTACGTTACGTTAACTACACAAAGTTACACTATTGATATAGCTCAGGGCGAGGCTAACATCTCAGAATACACAAACAAACAGGGGGTAGAAACACTTGATCAGGATATCAGGTATTTAAAAATCGAATCAGATGATATTTCAAATAATTCCGGAATTGTGCTTTTCCAATTTGGATATTGGGTGTCGTTTATTGTTCCATTGGTCACGGTTGTTTTACTTGTTAATTGGAAACGACGTCAGGATAAGCTTTCAGGAAATGTTCAACTGATGAAGTATCAGCGTGCTCAAAAAGTTGCAAAGAATAGATTGAAAGCCGCAAAAAAATTATTGGAAGAAAATAAAGTTGAAATTTTCTTTACTGAGATTTCGTTTGCACTGTTCGGCTATCTTGAAGATAAATTACACATTTCAAAAGCAGAATTTACTCTTGAGCATGCTTGTGAAATATTAAAAGGGAAAAAGATCCCGGATCAGATAATTGATGAGTTGAGAGATTCTGTACAAAAGTGTGAGTTTGTCCGATTTGCTCCAAACACTGATGGCGAAACTGCGATGAAAGAAATGTACGAAAGTATTTCACACGTTATAATTGAAATCGAAAGGAGCATAAAATAA
- a CDS encoding tetratricopeptide repeat protein, whose product MKRYFFVLLIISIQVISVGQSTCSMNNDGVDLYKDGKFNDAEINFKKSIESEPELFESKFNLGDTYYKQGKYDEAIKTYQSLQSQTNDNELKAKLQHNIGNSLLKSQKLEESVNAYKNALKLNPNDEDTKYNLSYALSLLKDKQNQQKNDQNNKDQKNDNKQNKDEQNKDQNKQDNKDQKQDKKDQQNQNQQQQNQKDQQTKQDALKQKPSKISKEESERILNALKNNEKDLQKKLRKKAGNVIRTDKDW is encoded by the coding sequence ATGAAAAGATACTTTTTTGTTTTACTCATTATATCAATACAAGTTATTTCCGTTGGTCAAAGCACATGCTCAATGAATAATGATGGTGTTGATTTATACAAAGATGGAAAATTTAATGATGCTGAAATTAATTTTAAGAAAAGCATTGAAAGTGAACCTGAACTTTTCGAGTCTAAATTCAATCTGGGCGATACTTATTACAAACAGGGCAAGTATGACGAAGCTATAAAAACATATCAGTCGCTTCAAAGTCAGACAAATGATAATGAGCTGAAAGCAAAGTTGCAGCATAATATCGGCAATTCTCTTTTAAAATCTCAGAAACTTGAAGAAAGTGTTAATGCATATAAAAACGCACTCAAACTGAATCCAAACGATGAGGACACAAAATATAATTTATCTTATGCATTATCCTTATTAAAGGACAAACAAAATCAACAGAAGAATGATCAAAACAATAAGGATCAAAAAAACGATAACAAACAAAACAAGGATGAGCAGAATAAAGATCAGAATAAACAAGATAATAAAGATCAAAAGCAAGATAAAAAGGATCAGCAGAATCAAAATCAACAGCAGCAAAACCAAAAAGACCAACAAACTAAGCAAGACGCTTTGAAACAAAAACCGAGTAAAATTTCAAAAGAGGAATCGGAAAGAATTCTGAATGCATTAAAAAACAATGAAAAAGATCTTCAGAAAAAATTGCGGAAGAAAGCTGGTAATGTTATTCGCACTGACAAAGATTGGTAA
- a CDS encoding VWA domain-containing protein has protein sequence MFRFEHPEYLAFLYLIPIIITGYWFAVYLKNKSLVNFADTKLHSILIPDYSSLKNIFRFVLIILALVFGVFALANPQVGSKLEEVKQQGIDVVICLDVSLSMQAEDIKPNRLEKAKFQISNLIQKLRGDRIGLIIFSGDAYVQFPLTTDYSAANLFLSAVDFNSVPQPGTAIASAINMAVQSFDSVATQKVIVVITDGEDHEGDIDAAVSDAQEKDIKIYAIGLGSPDGVPIPIYDPKGRPMGFKEDRMGNTVLTKLDESVLIKITEQGDGKYFRGSNYDDHLDKIFKDLSDIEKTEFGVKKVTDYEDRFYYFLIPAVMFLFVEFFMTDRKSKFYKKVKSKIRVRKERLNN, from the coding sequence ATGTTTAGATTTGAGCATCCGGAGTATTTAGCTTTTCTATATTTAATTCCTATTATTATTACTGGCTACTGGTTTGCGGTTTACTTAAAAAATAAATCACTTGTAAATTTTGCTGATACGAAACTCCATTCTATCTTAATTCCTGATTACAGTTCATTGAAAAATATTTTCCGCTTTGTCCTTATCATTCTTGCCCTTGTGTTTGGTGTATTTGCTTTGGCTAATCCTCAGGTAGGTAGTAAATTAGAAGAAGTGAAACAGCAGGGTATAGATGTAGTTATTTGTCTTGATGTTTCGTTAAGCATGCAAGCAGAAGACATTAAGCCAAACCGGTTGGAAAAAGCAAAGTTTCAGATTTCAAACTTGATTCAAAAACTTCGCGGCGATAGAATCGGGCTGATCATCTTTTCCGGCGATGCTTATGTTCAGTTTCCTCTTACAACAGATTATTCAGCAGCAAATTTATTTCTATCTGCTGTAGATTTTAATTCTGTGCCGCAGCCGGGTACTGCAATTGCATCAGCAATAAATATGGCAGTTCAGTCTTTTGATTCGGTTGCAACTCAAAAAGTGATTGTTGTAATTACTGATGGCGAAGATCACGAAGGCGATATTGATGCAGCAGTTTCAGATGCTCAGGAAAAAGATATAAAAATTTATGCTATTGGGCTTGGCTCACCTGATGGTGTTCCCATCCCGATTTATGACCCCAAAGGACGACCAATGGGATTTAAAGAAGACAGAATGGGAAATACTGTTCTGACAAAACTCGATGAATCAGTTTTGATTAAAATTACTGAGCAGGGGGATGGTAAATATTTTCGGGGTTCAAATTACGATGATCATCTGGACAAGATATTTAAGGATTTATCAGACATCGAAAAAACTGAGTTCGGTGTAAAGAAAGTAACTGATTATGAAGATCGCTTCTACTATTTTTTAATTCCTGCTGTAATGTTTTTATTCGTAGAATTTTTTATGACTGACAGAAAATCCAAATTTTATAAAAAAGTTAAATCAAAAATTAGGGTTAGAAAAGAAAGATTAAACAATTAG